A stretch of Cicer arietinum cultivar CDC Frontier isolate Library 1 chromosome 5, Cicar.CDCFrontier_v2.0, whole genome shotgun sequence DNA encodes these proteins:
- the LOC105852081 gene encoding uncharacterized protein: protein MEARQLIYAEFHTKYVWNKTSIKWTRQKNGRCVGRIYYVPPTSGEKFYLRMLLNKVRGSRSFEDIKTVNGFVHLTYKDTCYALGLLEDDKEFDDCIKEAVAWGNGIQLCQLFSTILLNCIVINPGLLWESNLKLLLEDILYRQRRLLNFPDLHLSDDQLKNYALSEIQKPLRKVDKSLEDDKVMVIPNSNVIEEANNCLITEELNYDMLKMHEEYSQLLHGLNSDQKAIHDFVLQSITLNFEKLFFVYGSGGTGKTYFRRTLPAKLRSEGKIALAVATSGIAALLLLGGRNAHSRF from the coding sequence ATGGAAGCTCGACAACTAATATATGCAGAATTTCATACTAAATATGTTTGGAACAAGACTAGCATAAAGTGGACCAGACAGAAAAATGGAAGGTGTGTTGGAAGAATATATTATGTTCCTCCCACAAGTGGagaaaaattttatttacgaATGCTCTTAAACAAAGTACGAGGCAGTCGATCATTTGAAGATATTAAAACTGTTAATGGATTTGTACATCTAACTTATAAGGACACATGTTATGCACTTGGTTTACTAGAGGATGATAAAGAATTTGATGATTGTATTAAAGAAGCAGTAGCATGGGGTAATGGAATTCAACTATGTCAGCTCTTCTCAACAATTTTACTGAATTGTATTGTTATTAATCCAGGTTTGCTTTGGGAATCTAATTTGAAGTTGCTTTTGGAAGATATTTTATACAGGCAACGCCGACTACTAAACTTCCCCGACCTTCATTTGTCagatgaccaattaaaaaactaTGCGCTTTCAGAGATACAAAAACCTCTTAGAAAGGTCGACAAGTCTTTGGAAGATGACAAAGTAATGGTCATTCCCAATAGCAATGTAATTGAGGAAGCGAACAACTGTCTTATTACGGAGGAGCTAAATTATGATATGTTAAAAATGCATGAAGAATACTCTCAGTTGCTACACGGTCTTAATTCAGATCAAAAGGCAATTCATGATTTTGTGCTTCAATCAATTACCTTGAACTTTGAAAAGTTATTCTTTGTGTATGGTTCTGGTGGAACGGGAAAAACTTACTTTAGGCGAACACTACCTGCAAAATTAAGATCGGAAGGTAAGATTGCTCTAGCTGTTGCAACTTCTGGCATTGCTGCTCTATTACTACTGGGTGGTCGAAATGCACATTCTAGATTTTAA